Proteins from a single region of Microbacterium sp. zg-Y818:
- a CDS encoding bifunctional 3'-5' exonuclease/DNA polymerase has product MPGAESSPTWIAVGRDGDGITAALLNDQGGETARVAVADLPSWVADAETAHAPRWVWSDTPTWYDGLLDAGVRVARCHDLRLCHAILRGSVYVTDSGPLRDAGEWDAAAPDPGDSPPTLFEFETASAPSLPQSLDAALAEFARQRAALAGATEAGRLRLLLAAESAGALVAAEMRAAGLPWDEAAHDGILTELLGPRPAAGSQPRELERAAAQVRAALGDPTAALDSQPKLLRSLHRVGVLATSTSKWELAQYDHPAIAPLLEYKRLARLLSANGWAWLDEWVHDGRFRPVYVPGGVVTGRWASSGGGALQLPRQLRDAVRADPGWVLVVADVAQLEPRVLAAMAGDVALAEAARGRDLYAGIVERGAVSTRSEAKFAMLGAMYGATTGDSGRLVPALRRTFPRAMALVDDAARTGEEGGIVATRLGRTSPPPSAVWRAAQGQAGDPEATGVDETRARRWARDRGRFTRNFVVQGTAAEWALAWLADLRGRLAALPAVPAHESASRSGPAFERRAHLAFFLHDEVIVHAPAAQADAAAHAVAEAAASAGRLLFGTFPIDFPLDVRIAQSAQKD; this is encoded by the coding sequence GTGCCCGGCGCTGAGTCGTCGCCGACGTGGATCGCCGTCGGACGTGATGGCGACGGCATCACCGCCGCACTGCTGAACGACCAGGGCGGCGAGACCGCCCGCGTGGCGGTCGCCGATCTGCCGTCCTGGGTGGCCGACGCCGAGACGGCCCACGCACCCCGGTGGGTGTGGAGCGACACCCCCACGTGGTACGACGGGCTGCTGGATGCCGGCGTGCGCGTTGCGCGCTGCCACGATCTGCGCCTGTGTCACGCAATCCTGCGCGGCAGCGTCTACGTGACCGACTCCGGGCCCCTGCGCGATGCGGGGGAGTGGGATGCCGCTGCCCCCGATCCCGGCGATTCGCCGCCGACGCTGTTCGAGTTCGAGACGGCATCCGCCCCCTCTCTGCCGCAGTCCCTCGACGCCGCCCTCGCCGAATTCGCCCGCCAGCGGGCGGCACTTGCCGGCGCGACCGAAGCGGGACGTCTGCGCCTGCTGCTGGCGGCGGAGTCCGCCGGCGCGCTGGTGGCCGCAGAGATGCGCGCCGCCGGGCTGCCCTGGGACGAGGCGGCCCATGACGGCATCCTCACCGAACTGCTGGGTCCTCGCCCGGCAGCGGGCAGCCAGCCGCGTGAGCTCGAACGCGCCGCGGCGCAGGTGCGCGCGGCGCTCGGAGACCCGACGGCGGCCCTGGACTCACAGCCGAAGCTGCTGCGGTCGCTGCACCGGGTCGGGGTGCTCGCCACGTCGACGAGCAAGTGGGAGCTGGCGCAGTACGACCACCCGGCGATCGCGCCGCTTTTGGAGTACAAGCGCCTGGCAAGACTGCTGAGCGCCAACGGGTGGGCCTGGCTGGACGAGTGGGTGCATGACGGTCGATTCCGGCCCGTCTACGTCCCCGGCGGCGTCGTCACCGGCCGCTGGGCGTCATCGGGCGGCGGCGCGCTGCAGCTGCCACGCCAGCTGCGTGACGCCGTGCGCGCCGATCCCGGGTGGGTGCTCGTGGTCGCCGACGTCGCCCAACTCGAGCCGCGAGTGCTGGCGGCGATGGCCGGCGACGTCGCGCTGGCCGAGGCGGCCCGCGGGCGGGATCTGTACGCCGGCATCGTCGAGCGCGGCGCCGTGTCGACGCGGTCCGAGGCCAAGTTCGCCATGCTCGGCGCCATGTACGGAGCGACAACCGGCGACAGCGGCCGGCTCGTGCCGGCATTGCGTCGCACGTTCCCTCGCGCCATGGCCCTCGTCGATGACGCCGCTCGGACGGGGGAGGAGGGCGGCATCGTCGCCACCCGGCTGGGCCGCACCTCGCCGCCGCCGTCCGCAGTGTGGCGCGCGGCACAGGGGCAAGCCGGCGACCCGGAAGCCACCGGCGTAGACGAGACCCGCGCGCGGCGCTGGGCACGCGATCGAGGTCGCTTCACCCGCAACTTCGTCGTGCAGGGCACCGCTGCCGAGTGGGCACTGGCGTGGCTGGCGGACCTGCGCGGCAGACTCGCCGCGCTGCCGGCGGTCCCTGCCCACGAGTCGGCCTCACGGTCCGGGCCCGCCTTTGAGCGGCGGGCGCACCTGGCGTTCTTCCTGCACGACGAGGTGATCGTGCACGCCCCCGCTGCGCAGGCGGATGCCGCGGCTCACGCGGTCGCCGAGGCGGCGGCATCCGCCGGGCGACTTCTGTTCGGCACGTTCCCGATCGACTTCCCCCTCGACGTGCGCATCGCGCAGTCCGCCCAGAAGGACTGA
- a CDS encoding C4-type zinc ribbon domain-containing protein produces MNASPADQRRLLDLTELDARIAQADRLRQNPPQGVRVKELLAQRQAYSQELSRLLGARDDARTELARIESDVAVVQARSDRDAGRLASSANAKEAQGLESEIASLAKRKSALEDAELEVMERLEQCEAAVVAQEALMAETNAEGVRLSDEAKAVVADATARLDQAKRDRAAIVAALPADLVALYDRTAARSTGAALLRRGTCEGCRMVLSGTDLQNLRETPDNAVVTCPECGCILVRTEESGL; encoded by the coding sequence GTGAACGCCAGCCCCGCCGACCAGCGCCGACTCCTCGACCTCACTGAACTCGATGCCAGGATCGCTCAGGCCGATCGGCTGCGCCAGAACCCCCCGCAGGGAGTCCGGGTGAAGGAGCTGCTCGCGCAGCGCCAGGCCTATTCGCAGGAGCTGTCGCGGCTGCTGGGCGCCCGTGACGACGCCCGCACCGAACTGGCACGCATCGAGTCGGACGTCGCCGTCGTGCAGGCGCGCAGCGACCGGGATGCCGGCCGACTGGCATCCAGCGCCAACGCCAAGGAGGCGCAGGGCCTCGAAAGCGAGATCGCGTCGCTTGCCAAGCGCAAGAGCGCCCTCGAAGACGCGGAGCTCGAGGTTATGGAGCGCCTGGAGCAGTGCGAGGCGGCCGTCGTCGCGCAGGAGGCCCTCATGGCGGAGACCAACGCCGAGGGCGTGCGCCTCTCAGACGAGGCGAAGGCGGTCGTCGCCGATGCGACGGCGCGTCTGGACCAGGCCAAGCGCGACCGCGCGGCCATCGTCGCAGCGCTGCCGGCCGACCTGGTCGCGCTTTACGACCGCACCGCGGCGCGCTCGACGGGCGCCGCCCTGCTGCGCCGCGGCACCTGCGAGGGATGCCGCATGGTGCTCTCGGGCACCGACTTGCAGAACCTCCGCGAGACGCCGGACAACGCCGTCGTCACCTGCCCCGAGTGCGGCTGCATCCTGGTGCGCACGGAGGAGTCCGGCCTGTGA
- the aceE gene encoding pyruvate dehydrogenase (acetyl-transferring), homodimeric type, giving the protein MTVNDQDPYSQEALDSDPEETSEWQESLSQLVDAKGSGRGREIMLSLLQKSHELQLNVPQVPTTDYINTIAPENEPEFPGDEELERRYRRWIRWNAAITVHRAQRPGIGVGGHISTYASSASLYEVGFNHFFRGLDDPSGGDQIFIQGHASPGIYARSFLEGRLSTEQLDGFRQEASKAPNGLPSYPHPRLMPDYWQFPTVSMGLGPINAIYQAMTNKYLTNRGIKDLSDSHVWAFLGDGEMDEVESRGQLQVAANEGLDNLTFVVNCNLQRLDGPVRGNGKIIQELESFFRGAGWNVIKVVWGRGWDELLQQDDDGALVRLMNTTPDGDFQTYRAEDGKFIRDHFFGRDERTAKMVEDWSDDDIWGKLRRGGLDYQKVYAAYKTAKAHKGQPTVILAKTIKGYGLGHHFEGRNATHQMKKMTLEDLKHFRDSMRIPITDAQLEENPYLPPYYHPGMEDDTIKYMVERRRNLGGFLPERRTTHVPLPLPDDKAYALPKKGSGTQEIATTMAFVRLLKDLLRSKDFGHRIVPIIPDEARTFGMDAYFPTAKIYNPHGQNYTSVDRELLLAYKESPQGQILHVGINEAGAVAAFTNVGTSYSTHGEPLIPVYIFYSMFGFQRTGDAQWAAGDQMARGFIIGATAGRTTLTGEGLQHADGHSQLLASTNPATISYDPAFGYEIAHIVRTGLERMYGGNHPDPNVMYYLTVYNEPYVQPTEPEGVDVDGIVRGIHRISVGEGEGPRTQLLASGVGVQWALEAQKLLKDDWGVIADVWSVTSWSELRRDGLAADEHNFLHPTEEPRTAYITEKLRDAQGPVVAVSDFMHAVQDQIRPWVPQRFATLGADGFGFSDTRPAARRFFKIDGPSIVVRTLQALAQEGVVDRGLSAQAIDKYRLYDVTAGTSGNAGGES; this is encoded by the coding sequence GTGACTGTCAACGATCAGGATCCGTACTCGCAGGAGGCCCTCGATAGCGACCCGGAGGAGACCTCCGAGTGGCAGGAGTCGCTCTCGCAGCTCGTCGATGCCAAGGGCTCCGGCCGCGGCCGCGAGATCATGCTCAGCCTGCTGCAGAAGTCGCACGAGCTGCAGCTGAACGTGCCGCAGGTGCCGACCACGGACTACATCAACACCATCGCGCCCGAGAACGAACCCGAGTTCCCCGGTGACGAGGAGCTCGAACGCCGCTACCGCCGGTGGATCCGCTGGAACGCCGCCATCACGGTGCACCGCGCGCAGCGCCCCGGTATCGGCGTCGGCGGCCACATCTCCACCTACGCCTCGTCGGCGTCGCTGTACGAAGTCGGCTTCAACCACTTCTTCCGCGGCCTTGACGACCCGTCCGGTGGCGACCAGATCTTCATCCAGGGTCACGCCTCCCCCGGCATCTACGCGCGATCCTTCCTCGAAGGCCGCCTCAGCACCGAGCAGCTCGACGGGTTCCGCCAGGAGGCGTCGAAAGCGCCCAACGGACTGCCGTCGTACCCTCACCCGCGGCTCATGCCGGACTACTGGCAGTTCCCGACCGTGTCGATGGGCCTCGGCCCCATCAACGCGATCTACCAGGCGATGACCAACAAGTACCTCACCAACCGCGGCATCAAGGACCTCTCGGACTCGCACGTCTGGGCCTTCCTCGGTGACGGCGAGATGGACGAGGTCGAGAGCCGCGGTCAGCTGCAGGTGGCAGCCAACGAGGGACTCGACAACCTCACCTTCGTCGTCAACTGCAACCTCCAGCGCCTCGACGGCCCGGTGCGCGGCAACGGCAAGATCATCCAGGAACTGGAGAGCTTCTTCCGCGGTGCCGGCTGGAACGTCATCAAGGTCGTCTGGGGTCGTGGCTGGGACGAGCTGCTGCAGCAGGACGACGACGGCGCCCTCGTGCGCCTCATGAACACCACCCCCGACGGGGACTTCCAGACGTACCGCGCCGAGGACGGCAAGTTCATCCGCGACCACTTCTTCGGTCGCGACGAGCGCACCGCCAAGATGGTCGAGGACTGGTCCGACGACGACATCTGGGGCAAGCTCCGCCGCGGCGGGCTGGACTACCAGAAGGTCTACGCGGCCTACAAGACCGCCAAGGCTCACAAGGGTCAGCCGACGGTCATCCTCGCGAAGACCATCAAGGGCTACGGTCTCGGTCACCACTTCGAGGGACGCAACGCGACCCACCAGATGAAGAAGATGACGCTCGAGGACCTCAAGCACTTCCGCGACTCGATGCGCATCCCGATCACCGACGCGCAGCTCGAAGAGAACCCGTACCTGCCGCCGTACTACCACCCCGGTATGGAGGACGACACGATCAAGTACATGGTCGAGCGTCGTCGAAACCTCGGTGGATTCCTGCCTGAGCGTCGCACGACGCACGTGCCGCTCCCCCTTCCCGACGACAAGGCCTACGCCCTGCCGAAGAAGGGCTCCGGTACTCAGGAGATCGCCACCACTATGGCGTTCGTGCGTCTGCTGAAGGACCTGCTGCGATCGAAGGACTTCGGTCACCGCATCGTGCCGATCATCCCCGACGAGGCGCGCACGTTCGGTATGGACGCCTACTTCCCCACGGCGAAGATCTACAACCCGCACGGCCAGAACTACACCTCGGTCGACCGCGAGCTGCTGCTGGCGTACAAGGAGAGCCCGCAGGGCCAGATCCTGCACGTCGGCATCAACGAGGCCGGTGCCGTGGCGGCGTTCACCAACGTGGGTACCTCGTACTCCACGCACGGCGAGCCGCTCATCCCGGTGTACATCTTCTACTCGATGTTCGGCTTCCAGCGCACCGGCGACGCTCAGTGGGCAGCCGGCGACCAGATGGCCCGCGGGTTCATCATCGGCGCGACCGCCGGCCGCACCACGCTCACTGGTGAAGGTCTGCAGCATGCCGACGGTCACTCCCAGCTGCTGGCATCCACGAACCCGGCCACGATCTCCTACGACCCGGCCTTCGGTTACGAGATCGCCCACATCGTGCGCACGGGACTCGAGCGCATGTACGGCGGGAACCACCCGGATCCGAACGTCATGTACTACCTCACGGTGTACAACGAGCCGTATGTGCAGCCGACGGAGCCCGAGGGCGTCGACGTGGACGGGATCGTCCGCGGCATCCACCGCATCTCGGTCGGCGAGGGCGAGGGTCCCCGCACCCAGCTGCTCGCGTCGGGTGTCGGCGTGCAGTGGGCGCTCGAGGCTCAGAAGCTGCTCAAGGACGACTGGGGCGTGATCGCCGACGTCTGGTCGGTCACGTCGTGGTCGGAGCTGCGTCGCGACGGCCTCGCAGCCGACGAGCACAACTTCCTGCACCCCACGGAAGAGCCCCGCACCGCGTACATCACCGAGAAGCTGCGCGACGCGCAGGGTCCTGTGGTGGCGGTCAGCGACTTCATGCACGCGGTGCAGGACCAGATCCGGCCCTGGGTGCCGCAGCGTTTCGCCACGCTCGGCGCCGACGGCTTCGGCTTCTCGGACACCCGCCCCGCAGCGCGTCGCTTCTTCAAGATCGACGGTCCGTCGATCGTGGTGCGCACGCTCCAGGCGCTCGCGCAGGAGGGCGTCGTCGACCGTGGCCTCTCGGCGCAGGCGATCGACAAGTACCGTCTGTACGACGTCACCGCCGGCACCAGCGGCAATGCGGGCGGCGAAAGCTGA
- a CDS encoding helix-turn-helix domain-containing protein, with protein MASPPTASEKAETLAWLRRVSGDLASATIKRLEDTLPWYAEMPPARRSAVGLVAQAGITSFIQWYEDPTSTPWIAADIFAAAPRELLRSVSLTQTLQLIRVTVAVTEERVAGRDEDLREAILLYSREVAFAAADVYARAAEARGLWDARLEALVVDSILTGETDEELPSRIAALGWHGHGEVAVLVGTTPPQFDVDQVRRTARKLDVDVLIGVQGSRLVLVIGRSQPAGREEAPENELPFPEIAQRLEPCFGPGYLVLGPAVPALVEASQSARAALAGFAVARAWRNAPRPVEADDLLPERALAGDSVAKQTLVERIYRPLQAHSPDLVATLWSYLDNGRSLEATARELFVHPNTVRYRLKRVSDVIGWDATGPREALILQTALILGSIGTDAARRRPSPHRRPHA; from the coding sequence ATGGCCTCACCACCGACCGCGTCCGAGAAAGCCGAGACCCTCGCCTGGCTCCGGCGCGTCTCAGGCGACCTCGCGTCGGCGACCATCAAGCGACTGGAGGACACTCTCCCCTGGTACGCAGAGATGCCGCCGGCGCGCCGGTCGGCGGTGGGGCTGGTCGCCCAGGCCGGCATCACGTCGTTCATCCAGTGGTACGAAGACCCCACGTCCACGCCCTGGATAGCCGCCGACATCTTCGCCGCCGCTCCCCGTGAGCTGCTGCGCAGCGTCAGCCTCACGCAGACCCTGCAGCTCATCCGGGTGACCGTCGCGGTCACCGAGGAGCGGGTGGCGGGCCGCGACGAGGACCTGCGCGAGGCGATCCTGCTCTACTCGCGCGAGGTGGCCTTCGCCGCCGCCGACGTCTACGCCCGTGCTGCCGAGGCCCGCGGTCTCTGGGACGCACGACTCGAGGCGTTGGTGGTCGATTCCATCCTCACCGGCGAGACCGACGAAGAGCTTCCCAGTCGCATCGCCGCCCTCGGCTGGCACGGTCACGGCGAGGTCGCGGTGCTCGTCGGCACGACGCCCCCGCAGTTCGACGTCGACCAGGTGCGCCGCACCGCGCGCAAGCTCGACGTCGACGTGCTGATCGGAGTGCAGGGCTCGCGCCTCGTGCTCGTCATCGGGCGCTCGCAGCCCGCCGGACGCGAGGAAGCACCCGAGAACGAGCTTCCGTTCCCCGAGATCGCTCAGCGGCTCGAGCCGTGCTTCGGCCCGGGATACCTGGTGCTCGGCCCCGCCGTTCCGGCGCTGGTCGAGGCGAGTCAGAGCGCTCGTGCGGCGTTGGCGGGCTTCGCCGTGGCCCGCGCCTGGCGCAACGCCCCGCGGCCCGTCGAGGCGGACGATCTGCTCCCCGAGCGTGCGCTGGCGGGCGATTCCGTCGCCAAGCAGACGCTCGTGGAGCGCATCTACCGGCCGCTGCAGGCGCACAGCCCTGATCTGGTGGCGACACTGTGGAGCTACCTCGACAACGGGCGCTCGCTCGAGGCGACCGCCCGGGAGCTGTTCGTTCACCCGAACACCGTGCGGTACCGGCTCAAGCGCGTCTCCGACGTCATCGGCTGGGACGCGACCGGGCCGCGCGAGGCACTCATCCTGCAGACTGCGCTCATCCTGGGTTCGATCGGGACGGATGCCGCGCGTCGGCGACCCTCCCCTCACCGTCGCCCGCACGCGTGA
- a CDS encoding ACP S-malonyltransferase: MIIAVFPGQGSQTPGFLSPWLEIDGARERLAAASDAAGVDLIAAGTEWDADRIRDTSVAQPLIVAAGLLSWEALLAAAPARPEGVAGHSVGEVAALVASGVLSFDEGMRLVGVRGRAMADAAALERTGMSAVLGGDQDAVLARLADLDLTAANHNGGGQIVAAGALAALAELSAEPLKGARVIPLQVAGAFHTRYMVPAVETLRTAAADLEPADPALTLWTNHDGATVTGGREALDLLVAQVASPVRWDLCMASFAEHGVTGIIELAPAGTLTGLAKRALRGVPTVAVKTPDDLGAAAALLGA; encoded by the coding sequence GTGATCATCGCCGTCTTCCCCGGTCAGGGCTCGCAGACCCCCGGGTTCCTCTCCCCCTGGCTTGAGATCGACGGTGCTCGCGAGCGCCTCGCCGCCGCGTCCGACGCGGCAGGAGTCGATCTGATCGCCGCCGGCACCGAGTGGGATGCCGACCGCATCCGCGACACCAGCGTCGCCCAGCCGCTCATCGTCGCCGCCGGCCTGCTGTCGTGGGAGGCGCTGCTGGCCGCCGCGCCGGCCCGGCCCGAAGGGGTCGCCGGCCACTCCGTGGGCGAAGTTGCGGCCCTCGTGGCATCCGGCGTGCTCTCGTTCGACGAAGGCATGCGACTGGTGGGAGTTCGGGGTCGTGCGATGGCGGACGCCGCCGCCCTGGAGCGGACCGGCATGAGCGCCGTGCTCGGGGGCGACCAGGATGCCGTGCTCGCGCGACTTGCGGACCTCGACCTCACCGCGGCGAACCACAACGGCGGTGGGCAGATCGTTGCAGCCGGAGCGCTGGCGGCGCTCGCGGAACTGTCCGCGGAACCGCTGAAGGGCGCCCGCGTGATCCCGCTGCAGGTGGCGGGGGCTTTCCACACCCGCTACATGGTGCCCGCCGTCGAGACGCTGCGCACCGCCGCTGCCGACCTCGAGCCTGCGGACCCCGCGCTCACCCTGTGGACCAACCACGACGGCGCCACCGTGACCGGCGGACGCGAAGCGCTCGACCTGCTGGTGGCGCAGGTCGCCTCGCCGGTGCGCTGGGACCTCTGCATGGCGTCGTTCGCCGAGCATGGGGTCACCGGCATCATCGAGTTGGCCCCCGCCGGCACCCTGACGGGCCTGGCGAAACGGGCGCTGCGGGGCGTTCCGACCGTGGCAGTGAAGACACCTGACGATCTGGGCGCTGCGGCGGCCCTCTTGGGAGCATGA
- a CDS encoding beta-ketoacyl-ACP synthase III, with amino-acid sequence MSATLHQVTGPAHTRIYAYGAARGEVSVPNDDLVGPIDSSDEWIRQRTGIVTRTRAVRETTAVDLASTAAAEAVARSGVDPSEIDAVIVATVSNPKQTPSVSAIVADRIGANPAAAYDVNAACAGFAYAVAQADALIRAGAAHYAVVVGAEKLSDIVDPTDRSISFLLGDGAGAVVIGPSDFPGIGPTVWGSDGSKADAVGMSHTLVDFRDGLAPWPTLRQEGPTVFRWAVWEMVKVARQALEAAGVTAADLAAFVPHQANMRIIDEFAKQLKLPESVVIARDIETTGNTSAASIPLATHRLLEEHPELSGGLALQIGFGAGLVFGAQVVVLP; translated from the coding sequence ATGAGCGCGACCCTGCACCAGGTCACGGGCCCGGCCCACACCCGCATCTACGCCTACGGCGCCGCGCGCGGTGAGGTGTCCGTGCCCAACGACGACCTCGTGGGACCCATCGACTCCAGTGACGAGTGGATCCGCCAGCGCACCGGCATCGTCACCCGCACTCGAGCGGTCCGTGAGACCACCGCGGTGGATCTCGCGTCGACTGCCGCGGCCGAGGCCGTCGCCCGGTCGGGCGTCGACCCGTCCGAGATCGACGCGGTGATCGTCGCGACCGTCTCGAACCCCAAGCAGACCCCGTCGGTGTCGGCGATCGTCGCGGACCGCATCGGGGCGAACCCCGCCGCGGCGTACGACGTGAACGCCGCCTGCGCCGGCTTCGCCTATGCGGTCGCGCAAGCCGACGCGCTCATCCGCGCCGGCGCCGCACACTACGCCGTGGTCGTCGGGGCCGAGAAGCTCAGTGACATCGTCGACCCCACCGACCGCTCGATCTCGTTCCTGCTCGGCGACGGCGCCGGGGCCGTCGTCATCGGTCCGAGCGACTTCCCGGGCATCGGCCCGACCGTCTGGGGCTCCGACGGCTCGAAGGCCGACGCCGTCGGCATGAGTCACACTCTCGTGGACTTCCGCGACGGACTCGCCCCCTGGCCGACCCTCCGGCAGGAAGGCCCCACGGTCTTCCGGTGGGCGGTCTGGGAGATGGTCAAGGTCGCTCGCCAGGCGCTCGAGGCTGCGGGCGTGACGGCAGCGGATCTCGCCGCCTTCGTTCCGCACCAGGCGAACATGCGGATCATCGACGAGTTCGCCAAGCAGCTGAAGCTGCCCGAGTCCGTCGTCATTGCGCGCGACATCGAGACGACGGGCAACACCTCCGCAGCGTCCATCCCGCTCGCCACCCACCGGCTGCTCGAAGAGCACCCGGAGCTGTCGGGCGGCCTGGCGCTGCAGATCGGCTTCGGCGCCGGTCTCGTCTTCGGCGCGCAGGTGGTCGTGCTCCCGTGA
- a CDS encoding acyl carrier protein, with amino-acid sequence MAYTNDEVLAGLAELITDETGISADEVALEKSFTDDLDIDSISMMTIVVNAEEKFGVTIPDEEVKNLKTVGDAVTYITSNQV; translated from the coding sequence ATGGCTTACACGAACGACGAGGTCCTCGCAGGACTCGCCGAGCTCATCACCGACGAGACCGGCATCTCGGCCGACGAGGTCGCGCTGGAGAAGTCGTTCACCGACGACCTCGACATCGACTCCATCTCGATGATGACGATCGTCGTCAACGCCGAGGAGAAGTTCGGCGTCACGATCCCCGACGAAGAGGTCAAGAACCTCAAGACCGTCGGCGACGCTGTCACCTACATCACGTCCAACCAGGTCTGA
- a CDS encoding beta-ketoacyl-[acyl-carrier-protein] synthase family protein has protein sequence MSSPRIVVTGIGASSPIGGTAPESWSALLAGASGARTLEYDWVEEYQLPVTFAAQAAVRPDTVLARPVSKRLDPASQFAMVAAMEAWEDAGAPEIDPERLGVDFATGIGGVWTLLDAWDTLREKGPRRVMPMTVPMLMPNAAAGNLSLHFGARAYARTVASACASSTESIVNAVEHIRAGYADVVIAGGTESAIHPITVASFASMQALSRRNDDPATASRPASIDRDGFVMGEGAGVLILETEEHAKARGAKIYAVVAGGGVTADSYHITANDPEGKGAARAVSMALAQADASPDDVTHINAHATSTPVGDPNEYQALRAVFGDRVDEIPVSATKASTGHLLGGTGALEAIFTVLALRDRVAPPTINLTEQDPAVPFRLSGEPTPLGDGDQLAISNSFGFGGHNAVVAFRSV, from the coding sequence ATGAGCAGCCCCCGCATCGTTGTCACCGGGATCGGCGCCTCGTCGCCGATCGGCGGCACCGCGCCCGAGAGCTGGTCCGCATTGCTGGCCGGTGCGTCCGGCGCGCGCACGTTGGAATACGACTGGGTGGAGGAGTACCAGCTGCCCGTCACATTCGCCGCGCAGGCCGCTGTGCGCCCGGACACCGTTCTGGCGCGGCCGGTCTCCAAGCGGCTCGACCCCGCGTCGCAGTTCGCGATGGTCGCCGCCATGGAGGCCTGGGAGGACGCCGGGGCCCCCGAGATCGATCCCGAGCGACTGGGTGTCGACTTCGCGACCGGCATCGGCGGCGTGTGGACCCTGCTCGACGCCTGGGACACGCTGCGCGAGAAGGGTCCGCGGCGCGTCATGCCGATGACCGTCCCGATGCTCATGCCCAACGCCGCTGCCGGCAACCTCTCGCTGCACTTCGGTGCCCGCGCCTACGCGCGCACCGTGGCCAGCGCCTGCGCCTCGAGCACGGAGTCGATCGTCAACGCCGTGGAGCACATCCGGGCCGGGTACGCCGACGTCGTCATCGCCGGTGGCACGGAATCGGCCATCCATCCGATCACGGTCGCATCGTTCGCGTCGATGCAGGCGCTGTCGCGCCGCAACGACGATCCTGCAACGGCGTCGCGACCGGCGAGCATCGACCGTGACGGCTTCGTCATGGGCGAGGGCGCGGGCGTGCTGATCCTCGAGACCGAGGAGCACGCCAAGGCGCGAGGCGCGAAGATCTACGCGGTGGTCGCGGGCGGCGGCGTGACCGCCGACTCGTACCACATCACCGCCAACGACCCCGAGGGCAAGGGCGCAGCGCGCGCCGTGTCCATGGCGCTCGCCCAGGCGGATGCCTCCCCTGACGATGTGACGCACATCAACGCCCACGCCACGTCGACTCCCGTGGGAGACCCGAACGAGTATCAGGCGCTGCGAGCGGTCTTCGGCGATCGCGTCGACGAGATCCCCGTGTCGGCGACGAAGGCATCGACCGGCCACCTGCTCGGCGGCACCGGAGCGCTCGAGGCGATCTTCACCGTGCTGGCCCTGCGCGACCGAGTCGCGCCGCCCACCATCAACCTCACCGAGCAGGACCCCGCCGTTCCCTTCCGACTGTCGGGGGAACCGACGCCGCTCGGCGACGGCGATCAGCTCGCGATCAGCAACTCGTTCGGCTTCGGCGGGCACAACGCGGTCGTCGCGTTCCGCTCGGTCTGA
- a CDS encoding DUF3145 domain-containing protein, with product MATPQARGVIYIHSAPRALCPHLEWAVGRALGRAVNFEWADQPVLAGSRRAEFYWEGPAGTGAALATAIRGWEHLRFEVSEDPTPRSDGGRWLHTPGLGIHYAQTDTAGNIVIGEDRVRYAMEVAAGDPIELQHELQVALGSAWDEELEPFRHAGDDASVVWLHKVG from the coding sequence ATGGCGACACCACAGGCGCGCGGAGTGATCTACATTCACTCGGCGCCGCGCGCGTTGTGCCCGCACCTCGAATGGGCTGTGGGCCGCGCGCTCGGCCGCGCCGTCAACTTCGAATGGGCCGACCAGCCGGTGCTGGCCGGCAGCCGCCGCGCGGAATTCTACTGGGAGGGCCCCGCCGGAACGGGGGCTGCCCTGGCCACGGCAATCCGCGGCTGGGAGCACCTGCGTTTCGAGGTCAGCGAGGACCCGACGCCCCGCAGCGACGGAGGTCGCTGGCTGCACACGCCGGGGCTCGGCATCCACTATGCCCAGACCGACACCGCTGGAAACATCGTCATCGGCGAGGATCGCGTGCGCTACGCGATGGAAGTCGCCGCCGGTGACCCGATCGAGCTGCAGCACGAGCTGCAGGTCGCGCTCGGCTCCGCATGGGACGAGGAGCTGGAGCCCTTCCGCCACGCCGGCGATGACGCATCGGTGGTGTGGCTGCACAAGGTGGGATGA